The DNA window GTCGGTCAGGTAACCCCATCCGCTCCGCTGGCTTCATCAATCCCTCGGCGGACGCTGGACCCTGGCCTTCGCCACGACATTCGTTCTCAGGAGGCGCCATGGCAAGCCGGACCAAGCTCGTCGACTTCTTTCTCGCGCTCGGCGAAGAGGAGCGACTGAAGCAATTCCAGACCGATCCCGAGGCGGCCATGACGGCCGCGGGTCTCTCGGACGAAGAGAAAGTGCTCGTTCGCGCGGGCGACGAAGATCGGCTCCGCAAGGTGATCGGTGACGAACCGCGCGCCTCCGGCATGCGCTTCATCATGTCGGCGCTCCCCAAGAAGATCTGATCGATGCCGGCCGGATCGCTCACCGTCGTGGGGACCGGCATCCGGCTGGTCACACAGCTCACGCCCGAGGCGCGCGCCGCCATCCGGGACGCCGAGAAGGTCTTCTATGTGACCGATGGCCCTGTGCAGCGGCGGTGGTTCGAGCAGCTCAATTCCACCGCGGAGAGCCTCCATCACCTCTATCAGCTCGGGCGCGATCGGCTCTCCACGTACGAGGAGATCGTCGAGCGCGCCCTCGCGGCGGCGCGCGGTGGCGTCCGGGTCTGTCTCGTGATGTACGGGCACCCTGGCGTGCTCGTCACCCCGGCCCACGACGCCATTCGCAGTGCCCGAGCCGAAGGGCTGAGCGCCACCATGCTCCCCGGCGTCTCTGCGGAAGACTGCTTGTTCGCCGACCTCGGCGTCGACCCGGGCGCCCGTGGATGCCAGACCTTCGAAGCCACCGATTTCCTGGTGCAGCGCCGGCGCTTCGATCCGCGCAGCGCCCTCGTGCTCTACCAGATCGCCGCCATCGGCGTCCGCGCCCACACCGCGACCCTCCCCAACCTCCGTGGCCTGCGGGCCCTCAGCGCTGCCCTCGTCGAGCACTACCCGGCGGAACACCAGGCGATCGTCTACACCGCCGC is part of the Chondromyces crocatus genome and encodes:
- a CDS encoding SAM-dependent methyltransferase; the protein is MPAGSLTVVGTGIRLVTQLTPEARAAIRDAEKVFYVTDGPVQRRWFEQLNSTAESLHHLYQLGRDRLSTYEEIVERALAAARGGVRVCLVMYGHPGVLVTPAHDAIRSARAEGLSATMLPGVSAEDCLFADLGVDPGARGCQTFEATDFLVQRRRFDPRSALVLYQIAAIGVRAHTATLPNLRGLRALSAALVEHYPAEHQAIVYTAAEYPGCRAIIEPSTIAGLPSAPVQATATLYVPPLDQLPADPELLVALAPE